GTGaataccacaactgagcccaatataTCTGTTGCAAAATAAGACCACTAAttgagttttgtcctattttatgatctttcttgccacagttgttaagctagtaacccagctgttaagtgaatcttaacagctcctccattgattttggttgtcagaaggttgcaaaaggtgatcttaCGACctaaggacactgcaactgtcataaatagatgctatttgccaagcttctgaatcttgagtgaaGGGCATTGATTTACAGTAAGTCGTTCTCCTTCCTCCCAGACTGGCTACAATTGGTGTTGGTGGGGAAGAAGGATCAAGATCTAGACACCTGCATTGCAGGGTGGGCTtgactctctctccccactcttacAGTATTTAACATTGATGTGAaggttcttttagtgaccattcaaaattacaacagcactgaaaaaagagacatgaccacttttcacacttatcgTTGCAGGatcaccatggtcatgtggtcaaaattcaggtgcttggccactagttcatatttatgactgttgcagtgtcatgtgatccttttttgcgaccttctgacaagcaaagtcaatggggaagccagattcacttaacaaccatgtcactaactttaACAaccgcggtgattcacttaacaactgtggcaagaagggtcgtaaaatggagcaaaaatcacttaacaaatgtctcacttagcaacagaaatcttggattcaattgtggttgtaagtgaagtACTACCTGTATAAGTAGCCTAGTTCCCATTTCCCCCACTGCATTTCCTTTCTAATGGCTCTGTATAAAGGGAAAGGGGCTTTTTTTCAAAggggaaaagtattttctcaaagtGAGGATGAAAGCAGGAAGGCCCTTaagacaaagaaacaaagaaactgcAAGATTAGGGTCActctgttctttttttccagctagactagtggtagtcaacctggtccctacagcccactagtgggcgttccagctttcatggtgggcggtaggggttttgtctgatcctgaagcactttccttttttttaatttaattgactttttttaaaaaaaattcatagcattatttaaaaacattttcattaggttttcataaaattccccgtgacaatttaaatttctgaaaatatattagttgtatcgcccgcacataagtttagttcacgttatgtaagtgaaactaaatggcgctatagtgcgaccacaaccAAAAGAGACTCATCCCAGAATaggtcgtgcatctccccccacaccacccagctgtaacagccggcgcccccccaaacctaatccacaatgcgcgagaggcatgcgcagacgacgatacacgctgcattactgtggaaccggtgggcagttagaaaattttactactaacagagatacaaaagtgggcagtaggtataaaaaggttgacgacccctgggctagacaaaGCCACAGCAGCTTGGCCATGACGATCTACtataaatagtcctcgacttacgaccacaattgaactcaacatttctgttgttgagacatgtgttaagagagtttttgccccattttatgatctttttttgccacagttgttaagtgaatcacatcagtgggtaagttagtaaccccattgttaagtgaatctggcttccccattcactttgcttgtcaggtcgcaaaaggtgatgatGACATCGCCTTGGGacactgtgatggtcataaatatgaatcagttgccaaacgtcaTGCTGCAATGGTGATTAACTGTGAAAAAGTGACGTTTTTTAGTTCcctttgaacagtcactcaacaaactgttgtaagtcgaggactacctcgcaCTTTGCCCATTTATCGGATTGTCCATCGGACTGTCGCTGTGTAAGtaagtttgggggaggggggaggaaagaggcACCTTTCTGCCCCCGGTTTTCAGGCGAATCTGACAGCCCGCGCGAATTAGCTGGAACCTCAGGCGTCCTCGCCGCAGTGCAACGGCGGACAGCAATAAAAGTTTCGCGGCGAGATTTTCGCTTTGATTTCTCTTCTCCGCCTTCGGGCTGATCTCAATGCGAAGCCCCGTTTTATTCGggcagaagggagagaggagagctCAAGGGAGGAAGACGGAACCAGGCGACGCGGCTCCGTCGCTCCGCCCTCCGCTGCCGAGCCGAGAGGGCCGCGTGTGGCCGCCGCAGCCACAGCCAAGAAAGGCGGAGTAGCGGGAGCTGCTACTAGGGCGAGGCATTTTGACATCAGTTCCTCTGGCTgcaagggagagaggggggaaaaaaagagagagttttCTCCCCCTTTAAAAGCTGCAAGTCGAAAGCGCCGAGCCCCGGGCGGGTTGCCTCAGGGGTGGAAGATGGAGAGTCGGCGCCGGGCGTGAAAAAAAAACTCGCTGCAGCCTTCGCCGCGCTGCAAAGCGGAGCTCGCGGCCGGGACCGCATCGTTTCCTCTTTCTGGAAGCCAGACAGAGCTGAggactggcggcggcggcggcggcggccactCCAAACCCGCCGCCGTCCCGCCCAGCATGAGCAGCGGCGGCGGGCGCACTGGCGCCCGCGTGGCTGTGAAGATGGAGGTAGCACCTTACTACGGCGAAGAAGGCTTGGAGCTGCTCCCGGACTTCGTGCAGCTGCCGGGCTTCGGTGGCGGGCCCGGAACCGGAGGACCGACGGGACTTGAACCGCCTGAGGAAAGCGGGGCGGTTCAACAACGCAAGTTGCTTCTCGTAGGgaagcctcctcctcctcgggaTTTGGGGGCGGCCTCCCCGGGTAATCCCACCTTGCCCCCGGCCGGGCCGTTCTTGCGCCCCCGCGGCGGCACCAGCAATGCCGTGCACCGCCTCATTCAGGAGACCACCGTCGGCGCCGGCCCTGAGGTGGGCCCAGCCGTTTTGCAGCCTTTGCTGAAGCTGCCGGCGGCCGCCGACTTGGAACAATTGCTGATCCAAGCGGGGAGCCCGGGCCTCGCCGGCCCATCCAGCCCCACCGGCGGAGGGCCCTCGGTGGCGACGGCCGGCGGGGCGCCTTTCTTGTACCGCTCTCCGCAATCCTCGGCTCCGCCGCAGGCGGTGACGCAGGAACAGGAGGGCTTCGCCGACGGTTTCGTCAAAGCTCTGGCCGATTTGCACAAACAGAACCAGTTGCTCGGAGTGTCCCCGGCGCCTCTCTCGCCTACCCAGCACCCGGGAGGGCCCTGCTGCCCGACGTCCAGGCAGGATCCCCCCGCCGTCTACACCACCTTAGGCAACTTCAACCCGGCCAGCCCGTCGGCCGGCGGCGCTTTTTTCACTCCCCAGCCTGTGGCTCGCTTGCCCGCGGCCGGCACGACCGGCAGGGCTTTGGAAGAGCCGCAGACTGTGCCGGAAGCGCCTGTAATAGTGTCAGCtccgccgctgccgctgccgccgccgccgccgccgccgccgcatccTCCTTCGGGGCTTTCGTCCGGGGAGTCCCCTCCGCCGCCTTCCTCCTTATCCCCGCTGGACGCAGAGAGCCAAGAGCGCCTGAAAGCCGAGCGCAAAAGACTGCGCAACCGTATCGCGGCTTCCAAGTGCCGTCGGCGCAAGCTGGAGCGCATCGCCCGCTTGGAGGAGAAAGTCAAAGCGCTCAAAGGCCAAAACGCCGAATTGGCCGCCACCGCCAGTCTCCTCCGCGCCCAGGTCACCCAGTTGCAAGGTCGAGTCCGGAGCCACCTCTCCAGTGGCTGTCACATCAACGCCAACGCCCCCGCCCCCGCGCAGACCTTGGCAGTCGGGGGTCAGCCCCCCGGCAGGGAGGCACCCACAGAGCCGGAGACCAGTGCTTGCTGAAAGCGTGTGATCCCTCCCCGAACAAGGAGACCTATCGTGCGCCCAACTTtgccaggcaagcatggcagaaaGTGGATTAGACCTTGATCATCATGGTCTTGGGAAGGGCCATGGAAGCCCTGCCTTCCGTTTCACAGCCTTTGGCTTCTGCGGAGTTCCTTCTTCATCTGAAAAGCTGAAGTAGACAGGGGAAGGTTCCGCTTCTGCGAGACCATGCAGGTATCTTAACCAGTTTCTGATAGAAGTCGGAAGAGCGGGAGAAGAACTTGGTGTAAtggcagagagagaaatatgcCGGAAAGAATATCCCATGGAACAGAGTAGGACTTCACAGTGTCAGCCTTTCAGAAACAACTTCTTAAAAATAACAACTGTCATCCTTAACTAAAGGTTGGCAGTTTCAAGCATCTCCAGCAACTAGCAGGTTTCCTGCCAGCTACCTAAGTAATGAAAGTAATACTGAAATTGGTAATAACCAGCTGGAAATAATGCTGTTGGGTTCTTTTCAAGAGCACCAAACAAATGCAGAAACCTtcagagggaaagaggaaagtgCCAAGCTTCTCCAGTTGAAGCCCCTCTGACCACCTTCAGCCTGTGAAGAAGTCTGGGGCTGGATTCTTACTTGGTCTTCTGAAAGCTCCAGCTTATTTTTCTAGCTTTCTTGCCCTGCTTAAAATGAAGAACCAGAGCTTTGCTGACTAGATGTAAAAATATGTCTTGTTGCTGAAAATCCAAAAGTCTCTTCAAAGATCATGCCTGTGGACAAAAATTATCTTTGTGGAAGACTTTTATATGTTCTAaagattcttaaattttatttttattctgtggtTGAAAGTCACTGAGTGTAACATGTATTAGCatttctgcaaaagaaaaaaaaagttaccagGGATAGTTAAAGACACTCCAGTATGTTTTGCTGAAGGTGTATTGACAGCTTTCTAATGAACAGTGTGGATTTTCTAAGATGGGATATTAAGGGAATAGTAATATGTTTGTATACCATGCATATTGCTAGTTATTTCAGTAGATAAATCATATTTTTAAGAGAAAACAGCTCTAGAATTCACCAGTGGATAGAGTTGTGAAGTGTTTTTCAACATTTAGAAGACTTGTGCAAAGTTGAGTGAATTTTGTGTACAGACTATTTGTTATTTTCTTGCTGTAGAGGTTCTCTAGATTTGCTAAACGCTTGAGAGACACTAAATTTATATGTTTAGGAAGTACTACGGAGTATGGCTGAACAATTTTTCTTGATGAACAAAAGAAAGCAGTCACATAATTTGTCGCTATGAAAATGTTGACATTCAAGCTAATTTCACATTTCTGATGCTGGAGATTTAGCCTACTATGccacataaaatatttatttaaaaagcagattttaagaaaatgcttttcACCCTTAGATCTATGAGCTCTATATTATTTCTTGTGCCAGCACAAAGTTGGGGTATGGGTTCACTTATTTATTAAAACCATAGGATATCTGTTTATTTTTATAACATGCAAGGGGATAAAAGaaatctttttgaaaaaaaatatcaaatgttTTATCTTTTACAGTATACATTCCAGCTGTAATTGTTCTTGGCATGATCACAACTATAGCTCTATGTatagaaaattggatttttaaaaaaaagataaatcagTTAATTCAACTATGTTTTGAATAATTCATGGAAAAAATTAATAGAAATCTAGATagccatatatttttaaaagaactatgtataagctattttattttatccaaaaTGTAAAAAATGTTGTTCTCAGGATGGAAGGTGGAAAGTAAATTTATAAGCTGAGTTTGAAAGGTTTattgagttttattttaaaatgggatCAGAAATAAGCATTGTTTCTTGCTTGTTTTTTAAGGGTTTTAATGgttttatttagtattttgtcAATTTTATTAGTAACTCTGCCAAACTGTTTATCATAGATGACAGCCTTACCTACCAACATATTTCATTGTATAAATTCAGAGAATAGTTTTTACCCTTCTCCAAATGCAGTGTGCTTATGTCCTgtgattttattttctgtttcagctATAACTTTCCATGCAGTAAAAAACCCTTGCCTTGATATTTGCCTGGAAATATTGTGTCAAAAAAATACTAGGGCACAGTTGATTTTTCTTTCATGCAGCAGTATTGACATAACCTgcttgattgatagattgatattGATCCTAGACTTAGATGGATACCTATGAGGGAATcagattttcagaaaaaaatagcaattaaGAGCTTTTGACTTGGAATCCTATCACTGCAAGTGTGAAATAATCTATTTTAGCATTTTAGGAGTAGAGGGAAAACTGTGATGAAGGAAACCTACATTAATTTGATTAAACCATCTTGCACTGATCGACAAAGATACTTTAATAATATATTCTTTATCTTTTCCCTCAtatgtgatcattttttttcttgtttggaaTGCAAATCTATACCAGTATTTTCACAGTCGTCATTAGTATGAAtaattttctttctaattttgttAACAGTTCAAAATCAGATGTTTTCAAATGTTCTCTAGAAGTTGTAATACTGAAATAGGAGAATTTCTCAGGTAAGTTCTGTACTGGAATATTGCATTTTGGAAAAGGAGCTTAGAGAAATCATTATTCCCACTTCAAAACAGCATCCTATTTCTTAATTTCTTCAAAAAAAGACAGATCATAACTGAAGCTGCTTTGATCTTGGCACTCAGATCATTCATTATCTTGTTAATGCTGTATGTATGTTGtaacagtttttgccaaaaatatGGTGTGCTTGAAATATTTGCAGTATTCTAAATTGTTTGCCTTTTCCTAGCGTATTTGGCAAATATTGCAATGTATGcagtttttgaagctttttttctgtgAGAATTTCTCTGAATACAATGTATTTTGGACCCAATTTCCGGATgtcatatttttaatattgtattttttttttcatgtactaACCAATCTGCCAGTGTCTTTGAAATCCTGTTTACATGCTGCATCATTTGTTGGTTGACTATCCATTAATGCTGATGAAATGGGAGCGTACTTATTCCCAAGGGAAGAAATTTCATCCTTATGCAAATGTCACCTTTATGTTTTTCTCATCTGTTCTGATTAatgtggtagtggtggtggtagtggttgTTGTTTTGCATGTGCCTCTGAACTACTATTAGAGAGCtatttgatttgtttttataCACTTTGTCTCTTGCACTTTAAGTAATTATAAAAACAACCCATTTCCCCAAATTCTAGACTAAATGGTACTCACCGGTCTTAAGAATTCATTAGGTAAATATCCCATTCTAATATTGTTGATGGTTCAGATGATGTCCATTGTTGAAACTTTTGTAAAATCTCgttacaaggggaaaaaaatgtctttGGGGGATTTGAAATCTTATCCTTGAGTTTTAAACAGGAAGAGTTGTTTGGCAGCTGGTTTTCTTGTGCACTTCTCCAGTTCATGTGAACACTCAGGTGattgtgtggctaaaaaggcTGACTAATTTCGTTGCTAACTTGGTGAGTGATGATGTATCACGACTCTTTTCCaacggtttttttttaacttaccaaTGGAATCATTTTTGATTCTATTTTGGAATGCTTGTCATTGATAGAAATGTACATTCAGGTGTGGACTTACTCTGAAAACACCACTCATTATTATAGCTTTCGTAGGAATTGATGTAAAACACTGCATGTTTTCACAGCAGGATTTTTTATTCATTGTAAGAAAATCGTTGTTGGCTTTTTGAGAACTCCACTGTTAGCCTGAAAATTTTgattgaatgattttttttcattagaaATGTTAGTGGGCCATTGGCTTTAATTATGATAGCGTATTTTTTCCGGGAAGTTGTAGAACATTTATTAGTATTAAATATATTAGGATTAAAAGACATTAGGGCAAGTGTCAAGCAAATTCATATATGTTTAAACCCCATAATTTTAGTCAGAGGATCTTTTTAAATTTGCCATGGAAATCACTGCAATATAAAAGTGCTTAAATTTTGCTGGAGCATTGCTTAGCTTTTTATATTGCTGCCAGAAAGCATTTTAATAATATGTATCTGGAACAGAAGGATTTAAAAATCAAACATAGGCCTTGGTGCATATTACTGTAATTTCTTGTTTTCTGTTGCAAAGCTGAATCTATTTGAGTATGACAATATTTCTATTGCTCAATAAACTTCAAAGTGATTTTTTGCTGTGTTAATTGTTGTCAGTATTTCCCCACTGTTGAGCAGTTGTACTGTAAATAAATACCTGCTCCTTTGATCAGAGGTATTTAACTTGATAACTAGCTGTAACTTTTGCAGTCAGACATTCAGCTGCAATCATAtaatttttgtcttttgcatttttaagtgtattgttttttttaaaaaaatagtataatTTTAGGTTTAAGACTGTTTCTATGCATGATCAGTTCTAAAAACACTTATTTAGCAATTCTGTGGAGGGCAGAATTAGTTTTATATTTGAAGATTTGAAAGATTTGGGGCAAGAGAAGTTTATATAATAGTTAACCAACCTGTCTTATGTATGATGTCTTCAGGCAAATTGTTCAGATGAGCTTGagttatattttcctttttggaAGCAATACTCAAGTTGTCTAAGAATTTGCTAGGTGGGGTGTGAGTAATCCCTCTTAGATAATGCATAGTTTTAACCTTTTGTATAGTTTGAAACATAAACTGGAAACTTGACATGATAGATGAAAAATGcctcttaccgtatatactcgagtataagccgagtttttcagcacgttttttgtgctgaaaaacatcccctcggcttatactcgagtatatacggcttatactcgaggttttttttcttctttttttcacattataccggatggcgcaaacttggcgggcttttgcattagcgcggggaagccctgccggtgcagtgagagggcggggcgggggagccgccagccttctcggctgagggagggagggtttcccc
This genomic window from Ahaetulla prasina isolate Xishuangbanna chromosome 2, ASM2864084v1, whole genome shotgun sequence contains:
- the LOC131189820 gene encoding transcription factor JunD-like, yielding MSSGGGRTGARVAVKMEVAPYYGEEGLELLPDFVQLPGFGGGPGTGGPTGLEPPEESGAVQQRKLLLVGKPPPPRDLGAASPGNPTLPPAGPFLRPRGGTSNAVHRLIQETTVGAGPEVGPAVLQPLLKLPAAADLEQLLIQAGSPGLAGPSSPTGGGPSVATAGGAPFLYRSPQSSAPPQAVTQEQEGFADGFVKALADLHKQNQLLGVSPAPLSPTQHPGGPCCPTSRQDPPAVYTTLGNFNPASPSAGGAFFTPQPVARLPAAGTTGRALEEPQTVPEAPVIVSAPPLPLPPPPPPPPHPPSGLSSGESPPPPSSLSPLDAESQERLKAERKRLRNRIAASKCRRRKLERIARLEEKVKALKGQNAELAATASLLRAQVTQLQGRVRSHLSSGCHINANAPAPAQTLAVGGQPPGREAPTEPETSAC